A part of Setaria viridis chromosome 8, Setaria_viridis_v4.0, whole genome shotgun sequence genomic DNA contains:
- the LOC117833553 gene encoding peroxidase 2: MATAFRLWLLVSCGLLLAVACHGLQVGFYQKTCPKAEAIVRAEVQKAVRRDPGLGAGLLRMLFHDCFVEGCDASILLDPTQANPRPEKKGPPNDASQRSYEVIDAAKRALEKACPGAVSCADVVAFAARDASDLLSGSRIRFSMPGGRLDGRRSQESQTGVLPPPFAGLGTLVNRFAAKDMTVEDLVVLSGAHSVGRSHCSSFVFERLTSGSDMDSTLANQLKRQCPANPGVGNDPVVAEDAVTPNVLDNQYYKNLLDRKVLFTSDATLMSSAQTAKMVSEFAKPDRTWEKKFAAAMVKLASIGVKTARDGEIRRNCRVVN; encoded by the exons ATGGCTACAGCTTTTAGGCTATGGCTTCTAGTCTCGTGTGGGCTGCTTCTGGCAGTGGCGTGCCATGGCCTGCAGGTGGGCTTCTACCAGAAGACCTGCCCCAAGGCGGAGGCCATCGTGAGGGCCGAGGTGCAGAAGGCCGTGCGCAGGGACCCCGGCCTCGGCGCGGGCCTCCTCCGTATgctcttccacgactgcttcgtcgaG GGTTGTGATGCGTCCATCCTGCTCGACCCGACGCAGGCGAACCCGCGGCCGGAGAAGAAGGGCCCGCCGAACGACGCCAGCCAGCGGAGCTACGAGGTGATCGACGCGGCGAAGCGCGCCCTGGAGAAGGCCTGCCCCGGGGCGGTGTCCTGCGCCGACGTCGTCGCCTTCGCGGCGCGCGACGCGTCGGACCTCCTCAGCGGCTCGCGGATCCGCTTCTCCATGCCGGGCGGGCGGCTCGACGGGCGGCGGTCGCAGGAGTCCCAGACGGGggtcctgccgccgccgttcgccggCCTCGGCACCCTCGTGAACAGGTTCGCCGCCAAGGACATGACCGTCGAGGACCTCGTCGTGCTCTCCGGCGCGCACTCCGTCGGCCGGTCGCACTGCTCGTCCTTCGTCTTCGAGCGCCTCACCTCCGGCTCCGACATGGATTCCACCTTGGCCAACCAGCTTAAGAGGCAGTGCCCGGCGAACCCGGGCGTCGGCAACGAcccggtggtggcggaggacgCCGTCACGCCGAACGTGTTGGACAACCAGTACTACAAGAACCTGCTGGACCGGAAGGTGCTCTTCACCTCGGACGCCACGCTGATGTCGTCGGCGCAGACGGCGAAGATGGTGAGCGAATTCGCGAAGCCGGACAGGACGTGGGAGAAGAagttcgccgccgccatggtgaAGCTAGCGAGCATCGGGGTCAAGACCGCCC